The genomic region CAGATCCAGCGGTGCCGTATCCCCGGAGATGAGACGTTGGAGCTACACGacgacagaaaaacagaaattgcagAAATGTTTCAATAGCGTTTGGATGTGCTTTTTCACTGACCTCTGGCGTTGAAAACAAAGCCAACCAGTCCGGATTCACGATACACCGAAAGCCCCGTATGAACGCGGCCGTCTGATCCCTTATTTGTGTGTGCATGCGGAAATACGCCATATAGTGGATGTAGTTAATCCTACGAGAACAAACATGAACGTATAAACAAACATGAATAATCGACAAATCCAATAAAATCTCACTTATTATCATTGTTAACGGCACGAGCTTTGCCTCCCGGGTACAACTCGTGCGTAACAATCTTCCCCATAACATCCTCATCAACGCTAAACGTTAGATCCAGGTCCGCCACATCGCCCTGGTAGTGTTTGATAAACGTCAAACTCCGATACAGCTCCTTATCCAGCGAGGGCAGCTCATCCATACAGCTATAGAGGGCCTGCTGCGTCTGACCCAGGACCTGCGATAGGAAGAACGAAGCGAAAGGTACGTCCACAACTATACCCTCGTAGACCGCCTTCCCCAGCATTCGACCGacaaactcgaacagctggagATGattttcctgcatgtgagaCGTTGGCGAAGGATACAGCCGCTGCTCGGTGGTAGTTTTGAACAGATTCAGAGACGGGTCAAACACCCGTTTGATTGTTTCCTCTAGAAACTCTTTGAAGACACCATCCTGATCGATACCGGCCTCATCCAGCCCCTGCTGGTTGACGAAGCGAACCCGTATGACGCCCTTCAGTGCATGTGGCGGCAGCGCGGCCAGTTGTCTGTAGCCATCCTCAACGATCCGATCTCGGTGTACCGTAACCAAAGCCGAACTCGGGGAAGCACACGCCGATTCGGTCAGTCCAAGAACGGCCTTTTCATTTTGTACAAACTTCCGGAAGAGCTGGACGCGATCTTCGTGTGGAATAATGTGGGGCATTTTCTGGAGCAGAATCTGGGTGTGCTTTTTGCCCTTCTCCAGATCGGTCAGGAAGTGTGACGGTCGAATGTCTCGAATGAGCCAATGATTCTGGGGCGCGAAAGAGCGCCGACAATCGCGACGGTACAAACAAAGCAGCAGTGTGTGCGTGGAGATGAACAGCGGTGCACTGGTTACGGTTTTCATGTCGAAAATCTGATCCTGAATCGTTCGATAGAGGAATGTGTTGAGGAAATGTGACAGCGCGATGTAATCGCTCAGAGTGAACGGGGTCTGCTGTTCGTACATCTCCAGGTCGTCCAGGATACTGCAATATGGCAAGGGTGATTATTTTTATGGCACGAGAGGGACAGTTCATGGTAACAACTTACGTGACATAGTGGGTCATACAGTCACAAAACAGCGACAGTAGCAACAGTGGGGGTTCGTAGTTCGTTTGATTGACTTGCAGCAGTTCGATGAAGCCCTTGAGTCCACAGCTCGGACCTAGTGAGCCCAGCAGTAGCCAGAGGTCGTGGAGTACGGTATCGTTGTAACATAGCCCTAGGGAAAAATAACATCAATAAGCGTTTGTTTAAATATGatagcgattttttttatttaatgcaTTCAAAATCTATACAGTCAATACATGAAACGTTGTTCTCAAAATACTTATTCTACTGCCCAATTCATGAGGCTCACTTTTAAAAtagcaaatttctgcattactcgagaattaaacaaggaaataaaacgaaattagacatgtggaggttttatggtgcaataaatgattctatggtatttgtatggcagctccccctctgtaagggggagctgccatacaaatgaaacacaaatttctgcataactcgagaattaatcaagcaaatgatacGAAATTAGGCATGTCGAGGTTTTGGagaacaataaatgtttttatgatggtttcaCACTCCTTTCCCCTATCTAAAAAGGGAGGAAGATTGCCgaacaactcgagaattaataaaacaaatggAGTCTAACTAAGCATATAGTGGTTTTAGGGTTCGattaacgtttctatggtagttcgacaccagggttgccataataaaatctgtgtttttggtctgaaaaaatctttttatcttagtgttttctcaaaaaaatctgtattaaatttgTAAGTCGAATTTTGAAGCATTAGTATTGTTGATTGGCAGATACATTGATTaggcgatgttgatggtatccacgtaaagcCAGTAAGCATATACACTGtagtaaaaataaaatacttcaTCGAGGTGttaaggttatcacgacatcgagcacgttgtttggtcgtgcgagatgtatctGGTCGCCGGATCAAATTTAGGAAACTCTCTTTGGAGCCGAGGAAGACAACCCAATGCGCC from Toxorhynchites rutilus septentrionalis strain SRP unplaced genomic scaffold, ASM2978413v1 HiC_scaffold_490, whole genome shotgun sequence harbors:
- the LOC129782208 gene encoding ubiquitin-protein ligase E3B-like, which encodes MTHYVTILDDLEMYEQQTPFTLSDYIALSHFLNTFLYRTIQDQIFDMKTVTSAPLFISTHTLLLCLYRRDCRRSFAPQNHWLIRDIRPSHFLTDLEKGKKHTQILLQKMPHIIPHEDRVQLFRKFVQNEKAVLGLTESACASPSSALVTVHRDRIVEDGYRQLAALPPHALKGVIRVRFVNQQGLDEAGIDQDGVFKEFLEETIKRVFDPSLNLFKTTTEQRLYPSPTSHMQENHLQLFEFVGRMLGKAVYEGIVVDVPFASFFLSQVLGQTQQALYSCMDELPSLDKELYRSLTFIKHYQGDVADLDLTFSVDEDVMGKIVTHELYPGGKARAVNNDNKINYIHYMAYFRMHTQIRDQTAAFIRGFRCIVNPDWLALFSTPELQRLISGDTAPLDLKDLRKHTQYYGGFHDGHRVVGWLWDILAKDFSEEEKKLFLK